The DNA window TTATGAAAGGACTTGGGAACAATCCTGGCTTGATTACTTTATATGTATGCAGGCCTGTCTCAATCACATCTTCAAATGGTTCAGCACACGCCAGTGAGACTTATAGCTGAAATCAAAAATAAGAGCTCACATCTTCCTTATAAGAATCCTATTAGTTATTACCAATACAATCACAATTCTGCTTTAAATTATACAAGCGACCCTGCGTAGTATTTTTGTAAACTCCTTTATCCATACTCTTCCCCAAGGTCATTCAATCAACTTCCTCCTGTCCTGCTAACGCTGTAAGGGAGATTTCTCAGTTCAGGAATGGTTTCCAGCTCTCAGTAGATCCTCCTCCTCCACTGGCACTTTTAAATCCAACTTAAATGTCCATTTTTATACCTTAGCttttgattctttattattattattattatttttttttttttatggatttcttGTTCtatcatttgtattttataagACTGGACATGCAAATCCCTCTTTTATATCctacaattaaaatataatggtctgtgaaaatgtgtattttaagtgtttggtgatataaaaatgtatagaaaCGATCAGCCAAAACATTAATCTGAAAAGAAAAAGCTACAATAATCTTGACAGGAGTTTAATCTTGCTACAAACTGACAAGCTTTTTTGCAGCCTCGCTTGATTTAAATCTAATATAGTAAACGGCTGTCATACAAACCGAAATGGCACACAAAGTCTTTAATAATCTCTCCCAAAGTGCTTTTTTACTTTGGCGACAGCAATGTAAATCACTAGATTAACCACAAAATACTGTTCCCCATCTGCTTCAGCCTCATCTCCACCATCCCCTCTGAGTCTCGGTATAGGATGGAGAAACTTCCACCATCAAAATCATATTATTCTGTGCCCTGACTTGCTTTTGTCATAACAACAGGATCACTGAAGCACCAAAAAAGGCTGCTTGGCTTCATCCCATACAATGAGATTGATCATGCAACAGTCCTGGAGACAGCAATTAGACCATGAAACCTTCCTAATCTTAGTATTTAAGTGCTGTGAGTAAGAAAGTGAGGATGACTGGACCAGTGTGGTGCTTCTTTACATTGATAGTTCCATGTAAAGCTTCAGTCCTCCAAGGCAAACTGACGTCTCCAACCAGATGAGTATTTGGGGATTCTCACTGATCACTTCCAGTGGAAAACCATTAGAAATCAGACATCTTTAATCagtcttttatttaatttcaaaacattttaaatcaaaaggTGGTTTTCATGGCTGTATGAAGTAAATCAGAAAATATCCAAACCTCTTCATCATCggtcatattttgaataatacaCATTTGTtcagaaataatgaaaaaatagcattaccatttaaaataactattttctattttaatacatttttaaatattacttattCTTATGATGGCAAacctaaatgttttaaaatatatattaaaaattatatgaaatgttgtttcataaatataattacattttatatggaATACTGGTAGAGTTAGGGTTTTAATTTTGCTTAAAGCAGTACAACCCTCGTATATTTTTTTGAATCTAGTGCCATCTACTGTCAACAATCTAGTATCATCAATTGTAGAGGAATCTTAGTGTAAAACTGTTACAACAGCCAACAGCTCATTCACGTACAGTACTTATATaaggttattatttattttctatttatttttattccacaaTGTCTGCTTTTACCTCTTCTACAAAACAGCAGGGAAAAGTGTTCAGACATGATGACTCTCACTGTATTGTGCAGTTCAACATTAGCAATCCATGGAGAACATACTCTGAGTCCACATCATCAGataaagcactgactccagctgctgGACATGGACTAGCGGTGTGAAATTGGGATAAAGAAGAGATATAAAGTAAGAGATTTAATACAAAGTGGGTGTCAATTTAGGTTTTTTCACTGAGGACTGTATGGCAGTAAAACAGACAGTGTAACAACTGATGAGTCAGTTGTACAGTGTTCAGCTTCACCAGAAGATGGAGTTATTAGACCACCAAACTATACTGATATAACTGACAATTAGGTTCTGATATACACAGACACTTCTgcgttaaaaaaaagaaagagagagagagagagagagagaaggagagatcagaaaaataaactaaagggattaagaaaaataaatacatattatattttggGAAGggctttaacagtgtaaaaaaaaaaaaaaaaaatgataagagGAAATAAAGCAATACCGAACAGATGCATGAAGACTTCTTTCCACAAGTCTGTGATTGTGCAAGTTTACCATGACAAAAACAattccccatatatatatatatatatatatatatatatatatatatatatatatatatatatatatatgtatatatatatgtatgtatgtatgtatgtatgtatatatatatatatatgtgtgtgtgtgtgtgtgtgtgtgtgtgcgtgtgtgtgcgtgcgtgtattCTAAGATatcataatacatttaaaacatcaaGTGCAACAaccaaaaaatacatacaaaccaAACAGCAGGGCAAATGAAATAAGTGTCACAACATGCAAATTTTGTCGACATACAAGGAGACCTCTAGGATTGGAAAATACCTTCCAGAGTCCCAAAGTTATGCCCTGCACAACATACAGCATCTTGACAATCTTGTCTGAAACACACAATTCATGGTGCTCTCGTTGAAGCTTTATTTTGGACATAACTGATTTCCAGCTTGTCCTGAAAGACACAAGATCGAAGCAACTGCATCACTCGTTTAGTTTGGAGTAAAGCTGTACCTTTGTGTATTTTTGGCACCTACCACACCTTTAAGGAGCAGCACAATTGAGGGGAACCCGCAACACTCTTTGAAGCTCAAGGGAGGTGAGCTGGTTGAAAGGAGGCCAAGTGACAGCGCTCCAGAACACAATTACAGCCGTACTGCTGAAGAAGGCATGAGACTGCTCAAAGGTGCTCCGCCGTCCTCTCCCATCAGTCACTGAGATCTCCCATGGAATGCACAGACTCCTAGACACACATGACACAAACCCTAActgacacctcagctctcagataATTTAAgggcaatggcttttttttttttttctttctttttttttttgaagaagaagaagaagaagtgggGAATGCAAGATCAATAATAcacaaaatgtatcaaataaaacACTAAGCTAATGAAAGTAATGTTTAATCTGTATATTTATCTTGTTTTCCTAAAACATCCTTAAAATGAGATACACTTCTTTActtgcatttattttacaatgttaaaatttgaaattaaaaggtaacattgtttttcagatgcTGCATTTTGAAGTAAGTTTATTATCAATTtgcttatctatctatctatctatctatctatctatctatctatctatctatctatctatctatctatctatctatctatctatagtacacacacacacacacacacacacacacacacacacacatatatatatatatatatatagagagagagagagagagagagagagagagagagagagagaaagcaaaacTCTAATAAAGTTTAGAATATATAACTGATgtgtgttctgatgtaaactattgTATTAAACAGTATGCCATATATCCagttcaaaattatacatttagacattactgtatgtgggatattgattgaaagagactggataaaattcccagttacacttttactagtggcctgaccaaagaaaaaaaaaaataatcctttacaatgtttttgtgaaatagaaaaggaaatatgtgcacaaatatacaaataagtcaattttctgaatatgtaactcttgtgttgtcctctatctatacagtataagctttctaactgaagattcatgagatgaacctttgagctatttcagagaaatggtttatcatctacattctcttcattagtaagaactaaagactagattttttaaggggtaagactattgcacagaaaactatataatcaattttgagcgacatgacattagcaactaaTAATGTAAGAAACCACAGATAAATGTttcataatcaattgcatgaatgtacaaaagcatttgcaacttgttcaaaagaatgacaaactggttttgtgatgtgtataaatgactagatgatgtggaggttgtacaagtagttttgagaatttcatttctgatttgagaaatgcaccgaagtgactgagaaaaactgtaaataaatacatataaataaatagaaaactatttttaaaggtGGAGAATACAAGATAAAGAGccaaataacataaaacaaatctgTATTTTTATCTAGCTTTGCTGCAAAAGTATCCTGAGCATCTTTAAAATAAGATTCATTTACCCAAGAATCAAAACTGTGTTCAGATGGaaatatgaaaactgaaaatcaaaatactattgattgattaattgattaagaGCAGGGAAGTGTCTGTTTGGCCAGAAACTAGCAATAAATGACATTAATTCTGAAAGAAGCAGAGCATTAGGTTGGGGAAATACCTAATATGATGCATCACGTGTCGGGCATTGGCATCACATGATACCAATTAATGCTTTAAATCGAGATACAAGCAGAGTCCCAGAGAGATTAATAGCTGTTGTCTGTGTCTACAAGTCAGTGGAGATGATTATTACCGAAGTAAATCTCATCCTTCGTTGTCATTGTAACTGAGGAACCTATGGGGATATGTCTGGGCAAGAGGTAGGGGCCAAGCAATTTATTTCTACAATTCACCCAGCCTTCTGAGGGGACCACAATTATTTTCTTTCCCCCTGTATGCCACACGCTCTTTGAGTCGAAAAATTGAGTGGCTCGGAAGCTCTAATCAGAGGTTAAGACAACAGCACGCCGCAGCCTGCAGATCATCAAGCGTTTTTCCGTATCCCATCGCCCAGGAGCACAGAGCAAATCTAAGACGCTGACTCTCACACTCACCTTTAATAAGCCCAGACGCTGCAGGAGGGAGAAACACACCCTGACATATATTTGATGGGGAATATGCCATCTTCAACAGATTAGATGGGTCACAACAAAGACGTTATTTTGACTACAAAGTCTTGTTGTGTATTACTAAATGTAGATGTAGGGGCTTACAAAAAGAGggttgaaagaaagaaatcaaaacAACTAGAAACCCAGAAACTACACGAGAAAATTatttatacttaaatatttatatcaAGAAACAGATTCCGGTCACCATGCTAAACCGATGCTCTCATCCTATTAAAAAGGATAAAATTACCATAAAATTAAAAGGAATTTTAAGAGATTTACGCATTAAATTAATAGTGAATtctcaaaataacaacaacaacaaaaaaagacagaatcTCTAACCTTATGACTTCCTCTGTTTGTCAATGCGTTGTAGTTTTGTTCTCCACTTTGTACACATTCAGGCCGGCAATTTCTTTGAAGAATGCATTTCTCCAGTATCTCTTTGGCCTCTCCCGCACACCAACTACACCAAGATGATCTTGGCAAGATCACGTATCATCTGATCTTCTTGACTGGCTTTCTTCTTTTTGCTACGTTCGCGGATGTAAAACTGATACCACATAAAACTGCAAGGACATCAGGATGAGGAAATACTAAtgattttgattgattttttaGCTTCGAGAGAAATATGGTCTATAGGAAAACAAACTCACTTGTTGTTGGAGAGTTCCTGGAAATGCTTGTTGACTAAAGTAATGCAGAAAGTTACTTGCCTTTCTAAGGAGTTTTCACAAGTCTTTCCTTTGCATTTGGATGGCATTCTTGTAGACTGCTGGATGTTGTAGAGCTGCCTTTCTTTGTTTTCTATGAAAGTTAAACACAACTGAACCAATCTAGCAGAGCTCTGCAGTGCAGAAGCATTAAAGCCTGAatgcagggccgtttgaaggaatttgggggccccaagcaaaatggacatagaggccccccgaaacttagtttaaactctgggctgtgcaggatatcagctataattatagagcttttgGTACTTTGTGCTTTATAGCGGAaaaatcagcactgagaagtgatgcatctgttgatgttgaggatgaagttgatggtgtagctgggaaataattgaaacaaaaatctgaaattacctgtgaagtacgttttaccatttcactgttagcatattgaaagaggtcactattaccagctcaggggtgctttaaatgaacaactaagtttctttttttagattttttttttaaatgcatagaatgcaatgcatacataaaaaaaaaaaacatttaattattaataattgtttctctgtatgtacttgtactttgaacaatgacaataaagttgacagatgaattaagtgcatttaagtgccattcaggtgggtttttaaataaagcattttctgagatgcacattaaacaccaaacattaatttctcttttaattaatgaaaattaagcaaactaaagtttttgttaagagcagttctgtagatgttgttcatgtgttcacatccttatttagtgagacatcagacgcgagactgaaatcaccgcgagcgtcacgcgcgcttctgTGCGTCTTcaaggaagacgcgcttctgctcctttcattaagagagacacgcagaacatgcaggattcatatttaaacagactgttcctgcttaatatttacagatattagtccgtatcgtggtttgatgtaagtgcaatgacctatttttaattcattcattcaaaatttggcaaattacgtgtcattctgcgttaaactgtaaattccgtttttatgactggattccgcgattcttgcaatcgaaacacgccacgacgttctctttatgtttgcctgagccctcaaatcaaaacactgctgactcatTGCATTCTGCGATATCTGATCTGCGTTTcccgttaaaaaaaaacatattacagtaaccatattccttccgttcgaaaaaaaaaaagcagagatcacttgacttggttggcctgctgctgtcagcgacaactgagaggggcccccttgagggggatcccaataacagtgtcattagatgttactgcattgacgatcaaaggggcgctcacacagtgtcgttgcattttattcttaaccagtcgttgtcttggggccccaggtcagctcggggccccaagcaattgcttggtttgcctgccttgttgctACGGGCCTGCCTGAATGATGTTAAATAACATAAGTAACAACCACCTGGACATGGATTTTGATTTAATAAGATCTCACAGAGTCTAGTTTATTTTAATGGGGTATATACAACTACATTATTCTACTAACAGGTAATGATGTAACTACCTGGCGAATTTCCGCAAGGAGCGGAAGTGTCAATTTGAAACAGTTGTCCTCAAACTAGGATCCATGAACACTCTGAGAGCCGCATGGGGGTGCTAATGCTACGTGAACAACTCGAGAGTAACACAATgctgaatgtgtttttctttttattccttAATATTCCTATATTTAAttccttgtatatatatatatatatatatatatatatatatatatatatatatatatatatatatatatatatatatatatatattcatatattattattattattattattattattattattattcatttttttatttttttatgctggtACActtgttgttttgtcttttttcctcattaaatcaTATATGAAATAATTTAGCCTAACACTGCTTGCTCactagtggatcctctgcagtgaatgggtgccgttataattacagtttatacagtttttaaaaatatataacaataatccacaagtaatccacataccTCCAGTCCATAATGTATTATGAAACAAAGAACAGCATATtcataagaaataaatccatcaaggTGTTGACTTAAAACGATGCTTCTGTccaaaatatgagtccaaaaTATCACTTCCTCCAATGAAAAATCCACCCCCGTATTGCCCTCTCACAtcagaatcttttttttaattttatttatgcttgatctgtgcatgttTCCTTATTCAGATGAGAAACAACTTTTGGAGACAGCAACATTATGGATGAAGGACTAATTTACCTGGATTTCTTCCAAATCTTGGATTGCATTAGGGTGAGCAAATTtccagcaatttttcatttttgattggtATTCCTTGTGAAATACATTGGATGAGATTTTAATGAAGCAAAGAAATGGCAAAgggaactttttttctttctttttctttcttttctttttcttttttttttttttttttttttttttggtctaggCGATCTCAAGAGTTATGATGGTCTGCTGCCTGTCAGATGAAATAGTCATAACATTCACAATAATGTACGATTTCTCTTGGTTGGGGAGAGCTCTCCTCTGTGGGCTTAAACGGCTCTGGGCTCTGTGATACACAGGTCCCGATGACCACCCAGCTtgacatttgatgttttttcttttactCGCCCTTCTGCGGGCCCTAGGTCAGCCGCTGCTCTCAGATACTCAACGTCAACTTCCACAGAGCCTGTCACTCTACACCCAAAGTGTGATTCTTGTCAAAAATGGTACATGGAGAGCCTGTGTGGATTGATGATGTTGACTATTGCTGGAATATCCATGATCTTTCATCTAATTTAACCTAACTGTTGCAGGTGATGTTTACTTGGAATCTATTTTAAAACCATTATTCTGGCTATTTATATTTggcaaatgtgtaaataaaatatggTCAGGATAGGATGTGCTGTTATTTGCAGTCTCTCAAGTATCCAAAAAGACAAGAATACCATATTGTGAAGTGCCTttaatatttcagatttaatAAAGACTCAGAGTCATTCCATCATAAATTAAAGCAGTATACCCATTTCACTCTTTAGAAGGCGCCAGCCGTGATCGTCTTGCATGATATTTCCAATTATCAACTTTGAAGAGTGAGGGAAACTATTAATTAGGGAGGTTAAGAATGGGTTCAGTGGACATAACACATACTGAGTAGACCTGTCAAACCCAGATTCACACTTTATACACTTTACTGCAGCTCCGGAGCTTCTCTGAAAAGCTTTTTAATAGATAGAAAGCACAAAACCGGTTGCTTATTCCAAGGTTTATCTTTTACTAATGAGGTTATATTGTAATGATTCTCGGATAACACCTTTGTTTAAATCAGTTTAATATGTCAGTTTAGTTTCTGTCATTTGTATttgattttaatagtttgtttttaattttctttattaattacaactAATGAAGTTATTGAAGAAGTGCAACTAATGTGTTGCACAGTTTGTAACTTCTGGTACCACTTTGCTTAGACAATTAAGGTAAGAATTAAACtcaactatttttattattattattattattttttttggcaataagtattatatttaagtatttttttaattgtattaatagcATATGTCTTTTAATGCAAAAAGTTGCTCTTCtgtatacactcttaaaaataaaagttctttattggcataTATGACTTCACAAAAAAACTTTTAGAATCCAGTTATAGCAGAAaattgttctttattttttattttaaatgttaaatcctTAAGTAACGATTTTCAGTAAGGTCCCATGAATAATATTTAACTACAACAAACTAAAAATATTCTAAATCATTAACAAAGattcataaatactgtaacaaatctATTTTATAAACAAAGTACTGTTTGAGATTATCTAATGTTTCAGACAGAGGATCGTAGCTCTTCTTCTCCACAGGGTGGAGCACAAGACTTTTGTGTGGATTTGAAGGCATCCAATCTGGATACCGATATTACTAAAGTGCATGCTTATTTTTCTGGTATTTAACTCTATATTATCAGCTTCAAATTCATAGCAGGTTTACTTATTGTACGTTACATGCAAAACTATATGTTAGCTATTGCTATGCAAAAGAATACTGATTTTCCCCCACAGTTGGTTTATAAATTGGCTGTTAATTGTGCAAATAGACTCTTAAAATCCAAGATTCTCACCGTGCCTGATTTTATTGTCCAGAAACGTCCGCTCCAAAATTATTACTGTACTTGAAAAGAAGGGATGGGCGTGAATCGCCCTCTAAAAAGGGCGAAGGAGCAATGGGTTTTCTCCACTCTTATTGGGTGCGCGCTTCACTCTTTCTCAAGACAGCTGAAGTAGCAGGAACACGGATTGCACCAACTATGGATATAACAGGTAACATAATGGACAACATAAAGTAGAATGAGCTCAAAGAAAACATAGAAAGAAATACTAGATTTCATGGTGTTGTTGTTGGCATTTATGGATTTAATCGGAAACGTATGGTGCAACATAAAGTAGAAATGAGCTCAAAGAAAACATAGAAAGAAATACTAGATTTCATGGTGCTGTTGTTGGCATTTATGGATTTAATCGGAAACGTATGCAATTATTATGGAAGTGGTATTAACTATAGAAAAGGATCTCGGGTGactgtaaaactttatttttgttaacGCAGTTAATGTTAAACGCAGTTGACGTTGTATTCTAGCTGAGATTAGGTGCTGCGTCTCGTTGCGCAATTTAACATCGTCAACCATCATACTGAGATAGTTCAAGATAAATTATAATTCCtgcattattattagtagtagtattagtagtattaaatatttatatattttgttctgATTTCTCGTTTTTTTATCATTCAGGAATCATTGTGCAAAATACTCTGAGCACCCTCAACTGATGCGCATAGACGAAAAGAAAAGGAGTGTGTGACGGTGAgttacacagagagagaaagagtaagagagagagagagagagagagagagaggttagtTTGGACCAGGTGATAGACCCACATCAAACCTCCAAGGGGCTGGTGGTTAAGATCAGTTTGCATAGGATTCTTGTTCCGATCATGGTGCCAGCATCCTGTCCCGGACCCTTTGCCATGCTGGCTCTCGCCTTTCTCCTGGGATGTGGCATAGGGCTCTGTCTGGGCCAGAATGACACGGAGCCCATCGTTCTGGAGGGAAAGTGTCTGGTGGTATGCGACTCCAACCCCTCTTCTGACGGAGGAGTCACCTCTTCGCTTGGGATATCTGTGCGCTCCGGCAGCGCCAAAGTGGCTTTTTCGGCCGTCAGAGGGACAAACCACGAACCTTCGGAGATGAGCAACACATCCATGACCATCTATTTTGACCAGGTCAGGTGTCCCGTTGGTGACTTTGTAATCACATCAACTGCATATGCTCGGGAATTTCAGCCAGAAACTTCCCGAAATAACaagttctattctattctattggaCGTACTTGTTTAAACAGTTTAGTTGGGTTTTTTGggaggggtgggggtgggggtaactaatattatttcattaaactCATTAAATGTTGGGCAGATACAATGTATGACGTGCCTAATAGTCTCCAATATATACCTTTCAACGAATTGCTTAGttgcaaaatctttttttatcgCCCATACTGTCAAAAATTTTACATAAAACCAAGTGTATAGATTAACAAGCGTGACGTTTTTAGATTAACAATAACCGACCCGCTGTCATTAAAACCGACCTGTAGTAATTAAAACTGACCAGATGTATTGACAGGTTTGCGCTTATGGCAGGCCGTTTTAACatgtaacatgattttttttctttccttttcctttttcttttctttttttttttttttttttttttttttttgtaaccagtaggatatatttattataattttgtaagGTTAtattgccaaataaataacagtatcaAATAAATACTTGCACAACTGGAACTCAAGCTAGTATCTAACTATTCAAACTGTTACCAGTTACCAAAGAAGAATAGTGCCAGAATTAATAGAACTTACAAAATTGAAATATCTTCTAGCAATAattggaataaataaaaataaaatgaatatcatatcatatgcaacacatatttcatataattgaatggtcaaaacacacactcacacaatttCTCACTACCAGAGTAAGTGCTAGTATCCAACGAACAGTTACAAAAACATTCCACTATTAGATTAtcgtcaaaataataaaataataatacacatctaaaaccaaaaatatttacTGGTTGTTTGTAAGGAATTAATGTTAATACAGCTTGCCACACTGCGCTCGAGGATCCGCAAATGTTGGTGTAAAATTGCTAATCTAAAAGTAAATGTGATATGTAGATTCGCACATTTTCATTTCCTATCGGATTTGTAACACTTCATGTTGCTTTTGTTTCAGGTCTTAGTAAACATTGGCAATCATTTCGACCTAAAAGCGAGTTTGTTTACCGCACCACGCAGAGGAATATACAGTTTCAGCTTTCATGTGGTCAAGGTCTACAACAGACAAACCATACAGGTGAGCAGAGCAGTTTTGCACAAAATACAATTGCAGTCACCTCTCATGCTATGCGTTATTCACGAACCCTTGTAGAAAGTCTATTCTCTGCTTTCAAAGGACTAAAGTGCGTTGTGTCATGTTATTCAGGTTAACCTGATGCAGAACGAATACCCGGTCATATCTGCTTTTGCTGGAGATCAGGATGTCACTCGGGAGGCGGCGAGTAACGGAGTTCTACTGATGGTGGAGCGCGAGGATCGAGTCTATCTCAAGTTGGAACGAGGGAATCTAATGGGCGGATGGAAATACTCCACGTTCTCTGGATTTTTAGTCTTTCCTCTTTAACTGACTCGCAGACGTGTTACTGCAAGTAATAGTTTCCAAGTGACCGAGGAAGAACGAGCATTAGTTCTTTGAACAAAACTGAAATCTAGCAAAATTGTATATGGACGCGTCCACAGGGAGTTCCCGCCTTTTTTGGCCGCAGCGATTTTCAGTCGCGATTGTTTGGATTTTATCGATGGGAAACAATTCGCAACTGACAATTAACTGGACCACAATATAAACGAGAAGATATTTAAGACGAAGACGAACTTCAAATCCTGAACTAGGTGTATTTATCagtgctttattttgtgtttgtatagcCTTAATGATTCGGCTTCCGTCCAGTGAGGTGTGTGGTGTGGAGCTGCGGAAGTGCTTTATGGCCCCAAAGCATTTTTGCACGAATGGAAGATTCCTGTTTTGTGCTGTCAATGATGTGTCATTTGGATGCAGAACATACTGAAAATATGCCAAATGTAGGCCACCTGCTATACAGTGaatataatgagaaaaaaaaaaaaaaaaacatatatcagCCAATGAAGACGTCTTAAGAACTTTTTGCTAGACATCTAtctaatttataaaatacatatttacattatgaTGTGTTCTACATTCCGGATAATAAGTAGCTTTGATTGATTTAGTGTTCAGTGACAATGCTCACAGATGTAAGTTGTGGAAAAAGAAAAATCCCTATATAATGTTCCGcctaataaaatattgtattgtacACTTATTTActcaatctttttattattattattaaccttgattatttttttaatgaatgataaaAATCGTATTAATGAATTGTGCATGCACATTTTTCTTTGCTTTGACTACCATGCAATAGCGAATATAACggcgctgtccatggtgctgaagcaACACTCAAGAGTTCAAGAAATATTCTCAGATGTCTCAAGACTGGATGATAAA is part of the Carassius gibelio isolate Cgi1373 ecotype wild population from Czech Republic chromosome B24, carGib1.2-hapl.c, whole genome shotgun sequence genome and encodes:
- the LOC128012867 gene encoding cerebellin-2-like, which codes for MVPASCPGPFAMLALAFLLGCGIGLCLGQNDTEPIVLEGKCLVVCDSNPSSDGGVTSSLGISVRSGSAKVAFSAVRGTNHEPSEMSNTSMTIYFDQVLVNIGNHFDLKASLFTAPRRGIYSFSFHVVKVYNRQTIQVNLMQNEYPVISAFAGDQDVTREAASNGVLLMVEREDRVYLKLERGNLMGGWKYSTFSGFLVFPL